A single Vigna radiata var. radiata cultivar VC1973A chromosome 8, Vradiata_ver6, whole genome shotgun sequence DNA region contains:
- the LOC106772320 gene encoding 7-hydroxymethyl chlorophyll a reductase, chloroplastic encodes MKSQFFHFNSTMSTLSLHANLSSLPISLSICSSSSKDTDTSLRKDWRKKSKPIPPGGIYPAKDHCSRCGLCDTYYIAHVKNACAFLGDGMSRIERLEPVVHGRGRKDDNLDETYLGVYEELLYARKLLPVEGAQWTGIVTTIAIEMLKSGMVEAVICVQSDPDDRFAPRPVLARTPEEVLAAKGVKPTLSPNLNTLALVEAAGVKRLLFCGVGCQVQALRSVEHHLNLDKLYVLGTNCVDNGTREGLDKFLKAASESPETVLHYEFMQDYKVHLKHLDGHIEEVPYFCLPANDLVDVIAPSCYSCFDYTNALADMVVGYMGVPKYSGISMPQHPQYVTVRNERGREMLSLVENLLEITPTISSGNRRPFVMETVKADDEAKLGRGPSQPAPKFVGNLLAFILNLIGPKGLEFARYSLDYHTIRNYLHVNRLWGKERADRHMPTYAKKIVDLYNQNGQIEKMISNK; translated from the exons ATGAAATCTCAGTTCTTCCACTTCAACTCAACAATGTCTACCTTATCTCTCCATGCCAACCTCTCCTCGCTACCAATTTCCCTCTCCATTTGTTCTTCTTCATCCAAAG ATACAGATACTTCTTTGAGAAAGGACTGGAGGAAAAAGTCCAAACCTATCCCACCAGGTGGCATCTACCCAGCAAAAGATCATTGCAG TCGTTGTGGGTTGTGTGATACATATTACATTGCCCACGTCAAGAATGCATGTGCTTTCTTGGGAGATGGAATGTCTAGGATTGAA AGACTGGAGCCCGTTGTTCATGGTAGAGGAAGGAAAGATGATAACTTGGATGAGACCTACTTAGGGGTATATGAGGAACTATTATATGCTCGGAAACTTCTCCCTGTAGAAG GAGCTCAGTGGACTGGTATAGTAACAACCATTGCAATAGAAATGCTTAAATCAGGGATGGTGGAGGCTGTCATTTGTGTGCAAAG TGATCCCGATGACAGATTTGCTCCAAGACCTGTTTTAGCAAG GACACCTGAAGAAGTGTTGGCTGCTAAAGGTGTCAAGCCAACATTATCACCTAACCTCAATACTCTGGCTCTTGTTGAG GCTGCTGGTGTCAAGCGTCTTCTTTTCTGTGGTGTAGGTTGCCAGGTGCAAG CATTAAGATCTGTGGAACATCACTTAAATTTGGATAAGCTCTATGTTTTAGGCACAAATTGCG TGGACAACGGTACTAGGGAAGGGCTGGATAAGTTTCTAAAAGCTGCGAGTGAATCACCAGAAACAGTTCTACATTATGAGTTTATGCAAGATTACAAG GTTCACTTGAAGCATTTGGATGGTCATATAGAAGAG GTTCCTTATTTCTGTCTGCCAGCAAATGATTTGGTTGATGTTATTGCTCCATCTTGTTACAG CTGTTTTGACTATACAAATGCTCTAGCT gaCATGGTGGTTGGATATATGGGTGTACCAAAATATTCTGGAATCAGCATGCCACAACATCCACAATATGTTACAGTCAG GAATGAACGTGGAAGAGAGATGTTGAGTCTTGTGGAGAACTTACTAGAGATTACTCCAACAATTAGTTCT GGGAATAGGCGACCATTTGTCATGGAGACTGTTAAAGCTGATGATGAAGCTAAGTTag GAAGAGGTCCTTCTCAACCTGCCCcaaaatttgttggaaatctGCTAGCTTTTATACTAAACCTG ATTGGTCCTAAGGGTCTTGAATTTGCACGTTATTCACTTGATTATCATACCATTCGCAACTATCTACACGTGAATCGTTTGTGGGGCAAGGAAAG GGCTGATAGGCACATGCCCACATATGCTAAGAAAATTGTGGATCTGTACAACCAGAATGGTCAAATTGAGAAGATGATTTCTAACAAGTGA